The following are encoded together in the uncultured Draconibacterium sp. genome:
- a CDS encoding mechanosensitive ion channel family protein encodes MKNLSEFITDHTGLTDQTQSEIFFTLLIILLLSLIRFAILRVVWKQTKDVKIRYQWKRTLSFIVPFVTVVLIGAVWLPAFEQFGAFLGLFSAGLAIALKDPLTNLAGWFFIVARKPFVVGDRIQIGENTGDIIDIRLFQFTMLEIGNWVDADQSTGRIVHLPNGKVFMEPQANFSSGFEYIWNEIKVNLTFESNWEKAKSILETIINEHSEHVAIKAEKEILEASKNYMIYYKHLTPIVYTAVKEYGVRLTIRYLCNPRQRRGSENEIWQKILLAFKVEKNIHFAYPTTRFFKAGEEGFAE; translated from the coding sequence ATGAAGAACTTGAGCGAATTTATTACTGACCATACGGGATTAACAGACCAAACTCAATCAGAGATATTTTTTACCTTACTAATAATTCTGCTGCTTTCCCTTATCCGTTTTGCCATTTTAAGGGTTGTTTGGAAACAGACAAAAGATGTAAAAATCCGTTACCAATGGAAGCGAACACTTTCGTTTATTGTCCCTTTTGTTACAGTTGTTCTTATTGGTGCGGTGTGGCTTCCTGCATTCGAACAATTCGGGGCATTTTTGGGTTTGTTCTCTGCCGGTTTGGCAATTGCCTTAAAAGATCCGCTCACCAACCTGGCCGGATGGTTTTTTATTGTTGCACGTAAACCTTTTGTTGTTGGCGATCGCATTCAGATTGGCGAAAACACCGGCGACATAATCGATATTCGCTTGTTTCAGTTTACCATGCTCGAAATTGGAAATTGGGTAGATGCCGACCAAAGTACCGGTAGAATCGTTCATTTACCCAACGGAAAAGTTTTTATGGAACCACAAGCCAATTTCAGTTCGGGTTTTGAATACATTTGGAACGAGATTAAAGTAAACCTCACTTTTGAAAGTAACTGGGAAAAGGCAAAATCAATTCTGGAAACGATAATCAACGAACATTCGGAACACGTGGCCATAAAAGCAGAAAAGGAGATTCTGGAAGCCAGCAAAAATTATATGATTTACTACAAACACCTCACTCCAATTGTATATACTGCGGTTAAAGAATATGGCGTTCGGCTTACCATTCGGTATTTGTGTAATCCCCGTCAACGGCGTGGATCGGAAAACGAAATCTGGCAAAAAATACTGCTCGCATTTAAAGTGGAAAAAAACATCCATTTTGCTTATCCAACAACACGTTTTTTTAAAGCCGGCGAAGAAGGTTTTGCAGAATAA
- a CDS encoding response regulator, producing the protein MKRILVAEDNKLILETIYRTLQRENYEVFKVVDGKECLDFLEENEVDLIITDLYMPVVNGHDVISILRNDRNNKTPILVLSAAGAEDNVLKAFELGADDFMVKPFSLTELNIRIQKLLR; encoded by the coding sequence ATGAAACGTATATTAGTGGCAGAAGATAATAAGCTAATTCTGGAGACTATTTACCGTACCTTACAAAGAGAAAATTATGAGGTTTTTAAGGTGGTCGATGGGAAAGAGTGTTTGGATTTTCTTGAAGAAAATGAAGTTGATTTGATTATTACCGATTTGTATATGCCGGTTGTAAACGGGCACGATGTTATTTCGATTTTACGTAACGATCGAAATAATAAAACTCCAATACTGGTGCTTTCAGCTGCTGGTGCCGAAGACAATGTTTTGAAAGCTTTCGAATTAGGTGCCGACGATTTTATGGTTAAACCATTTAGTTTAACAGAGCTTAATATCAGGATTCAGAAACTATTAAGATAA
- a CDS encoding thioredoxin family protein — translation MKSLSFKTNKMVAFLILLFVSGALFAQDWQSDFEKSKQLAAAENKTIILVFQGSDWCAPCMKLEKEIWQSDEFKAYAKNHFVMQKADFPRKKANKLDDEQDIRNKELAAKYNTKGYFPFVAILDKNGKVLGETGYKKMTPKEYIYHLESFISK, via the coding sequence ATGAAGAGCTTATCTTTTAAAACAAACAAGATGGTGGCCTTTCTGATTCTGTTATTTGTTTCGGGAGCATTGTTTGCACAAGACTGGCAAAGCGATTTTGAAAAATCGAAACAACTCGCTGCAGCCGAAAACAAAACCATCATTCTGGTTTTTCAAGGTTCCGATTGGTGTGCCCCTTGTATGAAACTGGAAAAAGAAATCTGGCAATCAGATGAATTTAAAGCCTATGCAAAAAACCATTTCGTGATGCAAAAAGCCGACTTCCCCAGAAAAAAAGCAAACAAACTCGACGATGAACAAGACATACGCAACAAAGAACTGGCGGCAAAATACAACACCAAAGGTTATTTCCCCTTTGTGGCAATACTCGATAAAAATGGCAAGGTATTGGGTGAAACCGGCTATAAAAAAATGACCCCCAAAGAATACATCTATCACCTTGAATCGTTTATCTCCAAATGA
- a CDS encoding ATP-binding protein: MSDLRSEQKILAIDDNPKLLYFLEKLIKTYFPEAEYLRAESGLKGMELAIDNLPNVILLDILMPQPDGFEICEKLKANEITQDIPVIFLSGLENNQENRLKAIEAGADAFLAKPVNNLELMLQIRTMLKINSANLKKRNEKKYLAEQVDLHSKKLKDELAKRKEAEKALKESEQRYRFLIENQNDLVVQFNLNNELTFVSPNYCKSFGVDENEFLGKTFFSIIHKDDVEHVKESIKSLENPPHKSYHEERAKTVIGWRWFGWSLKANVDDNQQIIDTVAVGRDITKRKETEQQLKRQEEELRDLNATKDKFFSIIGHDLKGPFNGIMGLSQMIYELCENEQYDNLQNMTALLKKAATQSYELLNNLLEWSRMQSGRKKIELQSLNLCTAISDTINLVSISAHHKDIRIKADCDLNIQINADPDVLNTIIRNLLNNAVKYSHNGGEITISALQRDNDVVVSVKDEGVGIAPELQNKLFKIGEVVVKPGTNKEKGTGWGLILCKEFIELHGGKIWFDSEPGKGTTFYFNIPINK, from the coding sequence ATGAGCGATTTAAGATCTGAACAAAAAATTTTGGCTATTGACGATAATCCTAAACTTTTATATTTTCTTGAAAAACTGATAAAAACTTATTTTCCGGAAGCGGAATATTTAAGAGCTGAATCGGGACTGAAGGGAATGGAGCTGGCAATCGATAATTTACCGAATGTGATCTTACTTGATATTTTGATGCCACAACCCGATGGATTCGAAATTTGCGAAAAATTGAAAGCAAATGAGATTACTCAGGATATTCCGGTTATATTTTTAAGTGGTTTGGAAAATAACCAGGAAAACAGGCTTAAAGCTATTGAAGCCGGAGCCGATGCATTTTTGGCCAAGCCGGTTAACAACCTGGAACTGATGCTTCAAATTCGTACCATGTTGAAAATCAACAGCGCCAATCTTAAAAAACGCAACGAAAAAAAGTACCTGGCAGAACAAGTTGATCTTCATTCTAAAAAACTAAAAGATGAACTTGCAAAGCGAAAGGAAGCAGAAAAAGCGTTAAAAGAAAGCGAACAGAGATATCGGTTTTTAATCGAGAATCAAAACGATTTGGTGGTTCAGTTTAATCTCAACAACGAATTAACATTTGTCAGCCCCAATTATTGTAAAAGTTTTGGAGTAGACGAAAACGAATTTCTTGGAAAAACTTTTTTTAGCATTATTCACAAGGACGATGTGGAACATGTAAAAGAATCAATAAAATCGTTGGAGAATCCCCCACATAAATCATATCACGAAGAACGTGCAAAAACGGTTATTGGCTGGCGTTGGTTTGGTTGGTCGTTAAAAGCAAATGTAGATGATAATCAGCAGATTATTGATACTGTGGCAGTTGGTCGCGATATTACCAAACGTAAAGAAACCGAACAGCAATTAAAAAGACAGGAAGAGGAACTTCGGGATTTGAATGCTACCAAAGACAAATTTTTCTCCATTATCGGCCATGATTTAAAAGGCCCGTTTAATGGAATAATGGGTTTAAGCCAGATGATTTACGAGCTCTGCGAAAATGAACAGTATGACAACCTGCAGAATATGACTGCACTGTTAAAAAAGGCAGCCACACAAAGTTACGAACTCTTAAATAATTTGCTGGAGTGGTCGCGAATGCAATCCGGGCGCAAAAAAATAGAATTGCAGTCACTTAATTTGTGTACGGCCATTTCTGATACCATTAACCTGGTTTCAATTAGTGCACATCACAAAGACATAAGAATAAAGGCAGATTGCGATCTTAATATTCAAATAAACGCTGATCCGGATGTTTTAAATACCATCATTCGAAATTTATTGAACAACGCAGTAAAGTATTCGCATAATGGCGGAGAAATAACGATATCGGCCCTGCAACGCGATAATGATGTTGTTGTATCGGTGAAAGATGAAGGAGTTGGAATAGCTCCTGAGTTGCAAAACAAACTGTTTAAAATTGGAGAAGTTGTTGTAAAGCCCGGTACGAACAAAGAAAAAGGTACCGGATGGGGCCTGATTTTGTGCAAGGAATTTATTGAATTGCACGGCGGAAAAATTTGGTTCGATAGCGAACCTGGGAAAGGCACTACCTTTTATTTTAATATTCCAATCAACAAGTAA
- a CDS encoding NAD-dependent epimerase/dehydratase family protein, with protein sequence MEKKKTQIILGAGGAIGIELAKELKNYTSKIRLVGRNPQQVNGDDELVKCDLTNFHLVSNAIKDTEIAYLTVGLPYKTEVWENEWPEIMYNTLEACKKHKTKLVFFDNIYMYDPNGLNPMNEETRIQPSSKKGKVRALIAQMLMDDVNAGNLEALIARAADFYGPGINNSVLNETVFKTLKKGKKANWLCSTQFKHNFTYTPDAAKATAILGNAPAAYGQVWHLPSAEPWTGEQWINAFAKELGVEAKTQVASKFIVRLLGLFNPIMKESVEMLYQYDRDYHFDSTKFETAFRFKPTSNEEGIRQVVQHG encoded by the coding sequence ATGGAGAAGAAGAAAACACAAATAATTTTAGGTGCCGGAGGAGCGATTGGTATTGAATTAGCCAAAGAGTTAAAAAATTATACCTCAAAAATCAGGTTGGTTGGTCGTAATCCGCAACAGGTAAATGGCGATGATGAACTGGTAAAATGTGATTTAACCAATTTTCATTTGGTTTCGAATGCGATAAAAGATACAGAGATTGCTTATCTAACCGTTGGTCTCCCCTACAAAACCGAAGTGTGGGAAAATGAGTGGCCCGAGATAATGTACAATACGCTTGAAGCCTGTAAGAAACACAAAACAAAGCTGGTTTTCTTCGACAATATTTACATGTACGATCCGAACGGATTAAATCCAATGAACGAAGAAACCAGAATACAGCCTTCAAGTAAAAAAGGAAAAGTTCGCGCACTAATTGCGCAAATGCTAATGGATGATGTTAATGCAGGCAATCTGGAAGCGTTAATTGCACGTGCTGCTGATTTTTATGGCCCGGGAATAAACAACAGCGTTTTAAACGAAACCGTATTTAAAACATTAAAAAAAGGGAAAAAAGCAAACTGGCTCTGCTCAACTCAGTTCAAACATAATTTCACCTACACTCCCGATGCCGCCAAAGCTACAGCCATATTGGGGAATGCGCCGGCAGCCTATGGACAGGTGTGGCATTTGCCAAGCGCAGAGCCGTGGACAGGCGAACAATGGATTAATGCTTTTGCAAAAGAATTGGGCGTTGAAGCAAAAACTCAGGTCGCCTCAAAATTTATAGTGAGATTGCTGGGCTTGTTTAATCCAATTATGAAAGAGTCGGTTGAAATGCTCTACCAATACGATAGAGATTACCACTTCGACAGTACAAAATTTGAAACTGCTTTTCGATTTAAACCCACTTCAAACGAAGAGGGAATAAGGCAGGTTGTACAGCATGGTTGA
- a CDS encoding type IX secretion system membrane protein PorP/SprF: MKTYKRILTGLGIVVVLLMSFSSNAQQDPMYTQYMFNQQTINPAYTGSWESLGFMVLGRNQWTGINDAPETYTFTVQAPLKNERVALGLNVINDKVGYEKRFYVFADYSYLVPLSEKTNLRFGLKGGFTNYSHNLQAHNIIDPNDPSFVGEINSAFKPNFGVGAFLHGKRAYVGFSIPKVVNSKYENDYENFSVEGELRHYFLTAGAVFDLGENIKFKPTALTKASFTSETGTPLQLDLTGNFLIKEKLWLGAMWRSGDSYGFIAQFLFAEKLRIGYAIDFSTSNLKNYNNGTHEVMVSYELKFKKEKVVSPRYF; this comes from the coding sequence ATGAAAACATATAAAAGAATTTTAACCGGTTTGGGGATCGTAGTGGTTTTACTAATGAGCTTTTCATCAAATGCTCAGCAAGATCCGATGTATACACAATACATGTTTAACCAACAAACCATTAACCCGGCTTATACCGGATCGTGGGAATCGCTGGGTTTTATGGTGTTGGGTAGAAATCAGTGGACAGGAATAAACGATGCCCCTGAAACCTACACATTTACCGTGCAGGCTCCATTAAAAAACGAACGCGTTGCTTTGGGTTTAAATGTTATAAACGACAAAGTGGGATACGAAAAACGCTTTTATGTGTTTGCCGACTATTCGTACCTGGTGCCATTGAGCGAAAAAACGAATTTACGTTTTGGACTAAAAGGTGGATTTACCAATTATTCGCACAATTTACAGGCGCATAATATTATCGATCCAAACGATCCATCTTTTGTTGGCGAAATAAACTCGGCGTTTAAACCCAACTTTGGGGTAGGTGCATTCTTGCACGGAAAGCGTGCTTATGTTGGTTTTTCTATCCCAAAAGTGGTAAACAGCAAATACGAAAACGATTACGAGAACTTCTCTGTAGAAGGTGAATTACGACACTATTTTCTAACAGCAGGTGCCGTATTCGACTTAGGCGAGAACATTAAGTTTAAGCCAACAGCACTTACCAAAGCGTCGTTCACCAGTGAAACCGGTACTCCACTACAACTCGATTTAACAGGAAACTTCCTGATTAAAGAAAAGCTTTGGCTTGGAGCCATGTGGCGTTCAGGTGATTCGTATGGATTTATTGCACAGTTCTTATTCGCTGAGAAATTGAGAATTGGTTATGCCATTGATTTTTCAACCTCAAACCTGAAAAATTACAACAACGGCACACACGAAGTAATGGTTTCGTACGAATTAAAATTCAAGAAAGAAAAAGTAGTATCGCCAAGATACTTCTAA
- a CDS encoding SLC13 family permease has product MPTSFKNTNDKVKQFSLLLAPLISLLIILFADLDPENKKVTYTFAIAFLMAVWWITEAIPLAVTALLPVALFPLFGVVDGKTISSMYFNHLIFLFIGGFLMAFAMERWNLHRRIALRILLIFGISPGKILFGFMLATSFLSMWMSNTATAMMMVPIALSIIMKLEENLGKKGMGRYSIGLLLGIAYSASIGGIATLVGTPPNLSFARIVSIIFPKMPEISFADWFIFAIPVTVLLFVTVWVLLYLMYKPKKSWKAIQLNEFEMEYKALGKAKPEEKIVLTLFIILAFLWIFRSGFTIQSFVVPGWANLFHNPSFINDGTVAIFIAILLFIIPSKSEKGERLMNWETARKIPWNIVLLFGGGFALAQGFVDSGLSVWFGEQLAGFANVEPIAITFANVSMMSFLTELTSNTATTEMILPILAGLSTTIEINPLLLMIPATLAASLAFMLPVATPPNAIVFGTNRIQVKDMVKTGILLNIAGIIVATLVMYFWGTLVFGIDVSVFPDWAVVVP; this is encoded by the coding sequence ATGCCAACATCGTTTAAAAACACGAATGACAAAGTCAAACAATTTTCATTGTTACTTGCCCCGTTAATCAGTTTGCTGATTATACTTTTTGCCGATCTCGATCCGGAGAACAAAAAAGTGACTTACACCTTTGCCATCGCGTTTTTAATGGCCGTGTGGTGGATTACTGAAGCCATTCCTTTGGCGGTTACTGCTTTGCTTCCGGTGGCTTTGTTTCCTTTGTTTGGAGTAGTTGATGGCAAAACAATCTCAAGCATGTATTTTAACCACCTGATATTTCTGTTTATCGGTGGCTTTTTAATGGCTTTTGCAATGGAACGCTGGAATTTACACCGACGAATAGCACTTCGTATTTTGTTAATTTTTGGTATAAGTCCAGGTAAAATCTTATTTGGTTTTATGCTGGCTACCTCTTTTCTTTCCATGTGGATGTCGAACACAGCAACAGCAATGATGATGGTGCCCATTGCTCTTTCGATAATTATGAAGCTGGAGGAAAATCTGGGTAAAAAAGGTATGGGACGTTATTCAATTGGTTTATTGTTGGGAATTGCTTATTCGGCTTCAATTGGTGGTATTGCAACTTTGGTAGGTACTCCACCCAACCTTTCGTTTGCGCGAATTGTAAGTATCATCTTTCCTAAAATGCCGGAGATTTCGTTTGCCGACTGGTTTATTTTTGCCATTCCTGTTACCGTATTATTGTTTGTAACAGTATGGGTTTTACTTTACCTGATGTACAAACCTAAAAAGAGCTGGAAAGCTATTCAGTTGAATGAGTTTGAAATGGAATACAAAGCTTTGGGGAAGGCTAAACCGGAAGAAAAAATTGTATTGACCTTATTTATTATTCTTGCCTTTTTATGGATTTTCAGGTCGGGATTTACCATTCAGTCGTTTGTTGTTCCGGGCTGGGCAAATCTGTTTCATAACCCTTCGTTTATTAACGATGGAACGGTCGCTATTTTTATCGCAATCTTACTTTTTATAATTCCATCGAAAAGCGAAAAAGGAGAACGTTTAATGAATTGGGAAACTGCACGCAAAATCCCCTGGAATATTGTATTGCTTTTTGGAGGTGGTTTTGCTCTGGCGCAAGGTTTTGTCGATTCAGGGCTTTCGGTTTGGTTTGGCGAGCAACTGGCGGGATTTGCCAATGTTGAACCAATTGCAATCACCTTTGCCAATGTTTCAATGATGTCGTTTTTAACGGAATTAACTTCGAACACCGCCACAACAGAAATGATATTGCCGATTTTGGCGGGACTTTCAACCACCATCGAAATAAACCCATTGTTGCTGATGATACCGGCGACTTTGGCTGCTTCGCTTGCATTTATGCTTCCGGTGGCTACACCGCCCAATGCCATTGTGTTTGGTACAAATCGCATCCAGGTAAAAGACATGGTAAAAACCGGAATCCTTTTAAATATTGCAGGAATAATTGTAGCTACACTTGTAATGTATTTTTGGGGAACGTTGGTTTTCGGAATAGATGTGTCTGTTTTTCCGGATTGGGCAGTTGTTGTTCCTTAG
- a CDS encoding amino acid permease, whose translation MNQIKKFGTAPVFLTAISTILGAILFLRFGFAVGTLGFWGVILIILLGHLVTIPTALAISEIATNKRVEGGGEYFIISRSFGLNIGATIGLALFFSQAISVAFYVIAFTEAFEFFFNYLFDQYGFILPRQAISLPVMIGLAALIIKKGANLGVKALYVVAAILLVSLIMFFLGNTEFAQTNSFSLTKASLRNPKEFFIVFAIIFPAFTGMTAGVGLSGDLKKPSRSIPLGTIMATFSGMIIYFLIVYKLATSAPVEDMLQHQLIMGKIALGGAIVIPLGLAASTISSALGSVMVAPRTLQALALDKAFPSKKINRWLASSNPADNEPQNASIVTSVIALVFVALGDVNAVASIISMFFMVTYGALCLISFLNHFGASPSYRPTFRSRWYISLVGFLVSIWVMFKINTPYALLAIVVMTLIYLYINRYHKNRKGFASIFANSLFQLNRNLQVALQKKRKTLTHNEWRPSAICISNEPVSTNKTFQLLNWISYKYGFGTYLYLIEDYYSKHAVELATKKLSQLIEEVNETENYVYLDTLISPSYTSAIAQAIQIPGVAGMENNMIIFEYNKENPQNLTKVIENFALVNSGNFDICILGNSAKRMDMRNGIHIWINSFDTENANLMILLSFIILGHPDLKKTHIEIYVICREEEVEPTKVEMKNLVLSGRLPITEKNIKIILKKEGLSSKSIIANKSLNAGLTLIGLREEMLKHEKEELFKGYEELGTILFVHSKNQKSIE comes from the coding sequence TTGAATCAAATTAAAAAATTCGGAACGGCCCCCGTTTTCTTAACTGCCATATCTACCATTTTAGGTGCTATACTTTTTTTGCGTTTTGGATTCGCAGTAGGAACTTTAGGTTTCTGGGGTGTTATATTAATTATCCTCTTAGGACATTTAGTTACCATACCAACAGCGCTTGCAATATCGGAAATAGCAACCAACAAACGAGTTGAAGGAGGAGGTGAATACTTTATTATCTCCCGTTCTTTCGGATTAAACATTGGAGCTACAATCGGACTTGCACTTTTTTTCTCGCAAGCCATTAGTGTTGCATTCTATGTAATCGCCTTTACCGAAGCCTTTGAATTCTTTTTTAATTACTTATTTGATCAGTACGGATTTATCCTGCCCAGACAGGCCATTAGTTTACCGGTGATGATCGGACTGGCTGCTTTGATCATAAAAAAAGGAGCAAACCTGGGAGTTAAAGCACTTTATGTGGTTGCAGCCATATTATTGGTATCTCTGATTATGTTCTTTTTGGGAAATACAGAATTCGCTCAAACCAACTCGTTCTCTCTTACAAAAGCAAGCCTTCGGAATCCTAAAGAATTTTTTATCGTATTTGCCATCATTTTTCCGGCATTTACAGGGATGACTGCCGGAGTAGGATTATCGGGCGACCTAAAAAAGCCCTCGCGTTCCATCCCTTTGGGAACAATTATGGCGACGTTTTCAGGAATGATCATATATTTCCTAATTGTTTACAAACTGGCCACATCTGCTCCGGTTGAAGATATGCTTCAACACCAGTTAATAATGGGTAAAATTGCACTGGGAGGCGCCATTGTTATTCCGCTTGGACTAGCCGCTTCAACCATTTCATCGGCTTTAGGATCGGTTATGGTGGCTCCCCGCACTTTACAGGCACTGGCTCTGGACAAAGCTTTTCCTTCGAAAAAGATAAACCGGTGGCTGGCAAGTTCAAATCCTGCAGACAATGAACCCCAAAACGCTTCAATTGTAACATCTGTAATAGCACTTGTTTTTGTGGCTTTGGGTGATGTGAATGCGGTTGCGTCTATCATATCCATGTTCTTTATGGTTACATATGGAGCTTTGTGTCTAATTTCCTTTCTGAATCATTTTGGAGCATCGCCATCGTATCGTCCTACATTCCGCTCGCGTTGGTACATTTCGCTGGTTGGTTTTTTAGTATCCATTTGGGTAATGTTTAAAATAAATACTCCATACGCATTGCTTGCCATTGTTGTAATGACCTTAATCTATTTATACATTAATCGTTACCACAAAAACAGAAAAGGTTTTGCCTCCATTTTTGCCAATTCACTTTTTCAACTTAACCGAAACCTGCAGGTTGCACTGCAAAAGAAACGGAAAACACTTACGCACAACGAGTGGCGACCAAGTGCCATTTGCATTTCAAACGAACCGGTTAGTACCAATAAAACTTTCCAACTGTTAAACTGGATTAGCTACAAATACGGCTTTGGAACCTATTTGTATTTAATTGAAGATTATTATTCGAAACACGCGGTTGAACTGGCAACTAAAAAACTCTCTCAGCTAATTGAAGAAGTAAACGAAACAGAAAACTATGTATATCTCGATACCCTAATTTCGCCATCGTACACTTCTGCCATTGCACAAGCCATTCAAATTCCGGGAGTTGCAGGAATGGAAAATAACATGATCATCTTTGAATACAACAAGGAGAATCCTCAGAATCTTACTAAAGTGATCGAAAATTTTGCCTTGGTGAACAGCGGGAATTTTGACATTTGTATACTGGGAAATTCGGCAAAACGAATGGACATGCGAAATGGCATTCACATCTGGATCAATTCATTCGACACAGAGAATGCCAACTTAATGATTCTGCTTAGTTTTATTATTCTGGGGCATCCCGATCTGAAAAAAACACACATTGAAATTTATGTAATTTGCCGCGAAGAAGAAGTGGAACCAACAAAAGTTGAAATGAAAAATCTTGTTCTATCGGGCAGGTTACCAATAACCGAAAAGAACATAAAAATCATACTAAAAAAAGAAGGTTTGTCGAGCAAATCGATCATTGCTAATAAATCGCTGAATGCAGGACTAACATTGATTGGCCTGCGCGAAGAAATGTTAAAGCATGAAAAAGAAGAGCTATTTAAAGGCTACGAAGAACTCGGAACCATTCTTTTTGTTCATTCCAAAAACCAGAAATCGATTGAATAA
- a CDS encoding glycosyltransferase, giving the protein MHFEKLRYIIESFFVIYTICLFAVYLILAIVSAFELFKNYQEKKITNYDAIISTPFAPLITVIAPAYNESVTIVENIKALHGLYYPNYEIVIINDGSNDNTLEKTIDAFDLEKVPYVYDYKIPCAEIRGVYKSCKKAYGNLTVIDKFNGGKADALNSGVNLAKGDYFISIDVDSIIDPYALQKLVKPFFEETDKKVIATGGVIQIANSCKIKDGQVVEINVPDEFLPRCQVLEYNRAFLMGRMAWSRMDGLLLISGALGLFDIEVVVGCGGYYTKTVGEDMELVVRMREYMVNKKVDYKVVYISDPLCITEAPSTLKVLGSQRNRWARGTIDTILLHKNIFFNPKYGFMGMISHPYWVLFEWFAPLIETFGLIYFLVLAILGEIYWPFFFVMLLFVYSFAITLSTYSILYDHLVNHRYKKKSMIIKLIVTSWLEPFLYHPFTVYWALRGNFDYFIRRKKGWGQMTRTGFSKPDEETVK; this is encoded by the coding sequence ATGCATTTTGAGAAACTAAGATATATTATTGAATCCTTCTTCGTAATTTATACGATATGCCTGTTTGCTGTTTATTTGATATTGGCCATTGTTTCTGCCTTCGAACTTTTTAAAAATTACCAGGAAAAGAAAATAACCAACTACGATGCAATAATCTCTACTCCTTTTGCTCCTTTAATAACGGTAATTGCACCGGCTTACAACGAATCTGTTACAATTGTTGAAAATATAAAGGCACTACACGGGCTATATTACCCCAATTACGAAATTGTTATTATTAATGATGGAAGTAATGATAATACACTCGAAAAAACAATAGATGCCTTTGATTTGGAGAAGGTACCGTATGTTTACGATTACAAAATTCCGTGTGCCGAAATAAGAGGTGTATATAAGTCGTGCAAAAAAGCATATGGTAATCTTACAGTAATCGATAAATTTAACGGAGGGAAAGCCGATGCATTAAATTCAGGAGTAAATTTGGCCAAAGGCGATTATTTTATTTCAATTGATGTTGATTCCATTATAGATCCTTATGCACTCCAGAAACTGGTAAAACCCTTTTTCGAAGAAACCGACAAGAAAGTTATTGCCACCGGCGGAGTAATTCAAATTGCCAATTCATGTAAAATCAAGGATGGGCAGGTAGTTGAAATAAATGTTCCCGATGAGTTTTTACCGCGTTGTCAGGTGTTGGAGTACAACCGGGCCTTTTTAATGGGACGCATGGCCTGGAGCCGAATGGATGGACTATTACTGATTTCAGGAGCACTGGGATTATTCGATATCGAGGTAGTGGTAGGTTGTGGCGGTTATTATACAAAAACCGTTGGCGAAGACATGGAGCTGGTTGTACGTATGCGCGAATACATGGTAAATAAAAAAGTGGATTACAAAGTAGTTTATATCTCCGATCCACTTTGCATAACTGAAGCTCCTTCTACTTTAAAGGTTTTAGGAAGCCAGCGTAACCGATGGGCCAGAGGAACTATCGACACAATTTTGCTCCATAAAAACATATTTTTCAATCCAAAATACGGTTTTATGGGGATGATCTCGCATCCATACTGGGTTTTATTTGAGTGGTTTGCCCCATTAATAGAAACCTTTGGACTTATTTATTTTTTAGTGTTGGCCATACTTGGAGAAATTTACTGGCCTTTCTTTTTTGTAATGCTGCTTTTTGTCTATTCTTTTGCTATAACTCTTTCAACCTATTCAATTTTATACGATCATTTGGTAAATCACCGTTACAAGAAAAAAAGTATGATTATAAAGTTAATCGTTACTTCGTGGCTGGAGCCATTCTTGTATCACCCGTTTACAGTTTACTGGGCCTTACGCGGAAATTTCGATTACTTCATTCGTAGAAAAAAGGGATGGGGACAGATGACCCGGACAGGTTTTTCTAAACCA
- a CDS encoding thermonuclease family protein — MYKYKAKIDRIVDGDTMDIIVDLGFKISTHQRIRLQGINTPETYNVKKDSEEYRKGSLAKEFVIQRIEANNYEALIDTEKDTGKYGRYIATVWLADSPVSLNQELVDKGYAVVANY; from the coding sequence ATGTATAAATACAAAGCAAAAATTGATCGTATAGTTGATGGTGATACAATGGACATTATTGTGGATCTAGGTTTTAAAATTAGTACTCATCAGCGAATCAGACTGCAGGGAATTAATACCCCCGAAACCTATAATGTAAAAAAAGATTCGGAGGAATACAGAAAGGGAAGTCTGGCAAAAGAGTTCGTAATACAACGAATTGAAGCCAACAATTACGAAGCCCTCATTGATACAGAGAAAGATACCGGGAAATATGGAAGATACATTGCCACTGTATGGCTGGCCGATAGTCCGGTTTCGCTAAATCAGGAGCTGGTTGATAAAGGTTATGCTGTTGTCGCAAACTATTAA